The Drosophila sulfurigaster albostrigata strain 15112-1811.04 chromosome 3, ASM2355843v2, whole genome shotgun sequence genomic sequence CTGTGGCAATACCGCACTGATTCTTCGCATTACGCGTCATCTTGATGAAGCCCTTGTCACCCCAGGTGGTGCCCCAAGAGTTCTTAACCAACCAGAAGTCCTGGCCATTCTCGTCTGTGCCAAAGCCAACGGCAAGCACACCGTGATCCAAGTTCTGGGGATCGCACTGTGGCTCATTGTAGACGCCCTCGGAGTAAAACTGGAATGATTCGTGCgaggcatcgatggcaactgAAACGGGTCCAATAGTGGCAACTGCCTCAGCCATTTTCTTCTCATTGCCTTGAGGAATATCAACAAAGCCGCGATCTGTGGCTCCAACGGTGTCCTTGTTGAAGTGGCAGGAATCATCAATACCCTCATAGGCATAAGACTTCTCGGTGTCAATGCCACCATTGTCCTTGATGTAACGGAAAGCGTTGTCCATCAGGCCACCGTTGCAGCCATTGTTACCATACGAGGTGGAGCAATCGACCAGATTCTGCTCGGACAACGACACCAAGGCGCCAGTCTTGCGGAAATGCTGTCCCTCCAAAGCGCCAGTGCTGGAGAATGCCCAACAGCTGCCGCAATGTCCCTGATCCTTGACCTCAGTCACAGCGCCCTTGGTGCGCCAATCCACAGAGTTGGGCAACTTCACATGCTCGGGCGAGATGAATGTGATGCCTGTGAAGCTGGGATCCGTCGAGCTGCAAAAGCGAATGCCAATCAGAAAAACCTGATTTCCAAGTCGTTTGCAAATTGATGGTCATTAAAGTAACTTACCGCAGCTGCTTGAGCAGTGTGTAGTTAAAGCCATTCATCGT encodes the following:
- the LOC133841644 gene encoding cathepsin L; this translates as MRFVIALLALVAVAQGVSFADVIKEEWQAFKLEHRKNYLDETEERFRLKIFNENKHKIAKHNQRYAAGEVSYKMAVNKYADMLHHEFHQTMNGFNYTLLKQLRSTDPSFTGITFISPEHVKLPNSVDWRTKGAVTEVKDQGHCGSCWAFSSTGALEGQHFRKTGALVSLSEQNLVDCSTSYGNNGCNGGLMDNAFRYIKDNGGIDTEKSYAYEGIDDSCHFNKDTVGATDRGFVDIPQGNEKKMAEAVATIGPVSVAIDASHESFQFYSEGVYNEPQCDPQNLDHGVLAVGFGTDENGQDFWLVKNSWGTTWGDKGFIKMTRNAKNQCGIATAASYPLV